In Alkalihalobacillus sp. FSL W8-0930, a single window of DNA contains:
- the hflX gene encoding GTPase HflX, translating into MSANKKKERVILVGCQFDGNEERFEQSMTELAGLVRSVDGEVIGTLTQSRKKVEPSTYIGAGKVEELAALAEELEADLIVFNDELTTGQVRNVHRETDVTVIDRTQLILDIFATRANSREGKLQVELAQLSYLLPRLAGQGLALSRQGGGIGSKGPGETQLETDRRHIKRRMTDIERQLKTVVEHRKRYRERRKDNHVTQLALVGYTNAGKSTLLNRLTEADILEEDMLFATLDPTTRHLRLPSGLNVILSDTVGFIRDLPTALVAAFRSTLEELAEADLILHVVDSSHREYEQHQQTVQELIKELDVDHIPQLLIYNKEEKRSGAFYPDHRYPSVEMSAYRPDDVEQLAAQIERELIKQMLPYQVDIEPVNGKLLSSIKTNTIVTSLDWNEDTNMYAASGYVKEDSPLSTILKAIKKEQE; encoded by the coding sequence TTGTCAGCAAACAAGAAGAAAGAACGAGTCATTCTGGTAGGATGCCAGTTTGATGGAAATGAAGAACGATTTGAGCAATCAATGACAGAACTTGCTGGACTTGTTCGTTCTGTTGATGGAGAAGTCATAGGGACATTAACGCAGAGTCGTAAAAAAGTAGAGCCTTCTACTTATATTGGAGCAGGTAAAGTGGAAGAGCTAGCAGCACTTGCAGAGGAACTTGAGGCAGATCTTATTGTCTTTAATGATGAATTGACTACTGGTCAAGTTCGTAATGTCCATAGAGAAACAGATGTAACAGTGATTGATCGGACTCAGTTGATCCTAGACATCTTTGCTACGCGCGCAAATTCCAGAGAGGGAAAGCTACAGGTTGAGCTTGCTCAGCTTAGTTACTTGCTTCCTCGTCTAGCGGGACAAGGCCTTGCTCTTTCAAGACAAGGTGGAGGAATTGGAAGTAAAGGCCCTGGTGAAACGCAGCTTGAAACCGATCGTCGACATATTAAAAGACGAATGACAGACATCGAGCGCCAATTAAAAACAGTCGTTGAGCATCGCAAGCGGTACCGGGAACGCCGAAAAGATAATCACGTGACTCAGCTGGCATTAGTTGGCTATACGAATGCAGGAAAATCAACATTATTAAATCGGTTGACGGAGGCAGATATATTAGAAGAAGATATGCTGTTTGCGACGCTTGATCCAACAACAAGGCATTTGCGGTTGCCGTCAGGTCTCAATGTCATTTTATCAGATACTGTAGGATTTATTCGTGATCTTCCTACCGCATTAGTGGCAGCCTTCAGGTCTACACTAGAAGAGCTTGCTGAGGCTGATTTAATTCTTCATGTTGTCGATAGCTCGCACCGTGAATATGAACAGCATCAACAGACGGTACAAGAGTTAATCAAAGAATTAGATGTGGATCATATTCCACAGTTACTCATTTATAACAAAGAAGAAAAACGTTCAGGTGCCTTTTATCCGGACCATCGTTATCCTTCTGTTGAGATGAGCGCGTATCGTCCGGATGATGTGGAACAATTGGCAGCACAAATTGAACGAGAATTAATAAAACAAATGTTACCCTACCAAGTGGATATTGAGCCTGTAAATGGAAAGCTGCTCTCCTCGATTAAAACAAATACGATTGTTACGTCACTTGATTGGAATGAAGATACAAATATGTATGCAGCATCGGGCTATGTAAAGGAAGATAGCCCACTATCAACGATCTTAAAAGCAATAAAGAAAGAACAGGAGTAA
- the spoVK gene encoding stage V sporulation protein K encodes MNHPTNVKKNARINVVLNQQTHQPSTEEWLQTDEEKQTHDILVRFEDQLKQFVGLDEVKRLVKEIYAWLYMNQRREQQGLKANKQVLHMIFKGNPGTGKTTVARIIARFFHDMNVLSKGHFIEAERADLVGEYIGHTAQKTRDLIKQANGGVLFVDEAYSLARGGEKDFGKEAIDTLVKGMEDKLHDFVLILAGYSKEMDHFLSLNPGLPSRFPITISFPNYTTQELMEMIHTMAKDRDYQLSRDADLIVREHIKLHRNEHEATFSNGRYIRNLIERAIRQQAVRLMKFHQYERQALITLVAEDFKFSESHDKL; translated from the coding sequence ATGAATCACCCAACTAATGTGAAGAAAAATGCTCGAATCAATGTTGTGTTAAATCAGCAGACCCATCAGCCTTCTACTGAGGAATGGCTACAAACGGACGAGGAGAAACAAACTCATGATATTCTCGTACGATTTGAGGATCAACTTAAACAATTTGTAGGCTTAGATGAGGTCAAGCGACTTGTAAAGGAAATTTATGCTTGGTTATACATGAATCAACGTAGAGAGCAACAAGGTTTAAAGGCGAATAAACAAGTTCTACACATGATCTTTAAGGGAAATCCAGGGACCGGAAAAACGACGGTAGCTCGAATCATTGCGCGCTTCTTTCATGATATGAATGTATTATCAAAGGGCCATTTTATTGAGGCAGAACGAGCAGATCTAGTTGGAGAATACATTGGACATACGGCTCAGAAAACAAGAGATTTAATCAAGCAGGCAAATGGAGGCGTACTGTTTGTAGATGAAGCCTACTCCCTTGCCCGAGGTGGCGAAAAGGATTTTGGGAAGGAAGCCATTGATACATTAGTAAAAGGAATGGAAGACAAACTACACGATTTTGTGTTGATTTTAGCTGGGTATTCAAAAGAAATGGATCATTTTTTGTCGTTAAATCCCGGGCTTCCTTCGCGTTTTCCGATTACGATATCCTTCCCTAATTATACCACTCAGGAATTGATGGAAATGATTCACACCATGGCAAAGGATCGTGATTATCAGCTCTCAAGAGATGCTGATCTTATAGTCAGAGAGCACATTAAGCTTCACAGAAATGAACATGAAGCGACATTTAGTAATGGACGATATATTCGTAATCTTATTGAGCGTGCGATTCGTCAGCAGGCTGTTAGACTAATGAAGTTTCACCAGTATGAACGACAAGCCCTTATCACTTTGGTAGCTGAGGATTTTAAATTTAGTGAAAGTCATGATAAACTTTAA
- a CDS encoding site-specific integrase — translation MSDLYTHPSFVTNFLDSLAEKGRAESTIKRYSYDLEDFFKWMTNNQKKDAFTVWSSLTHEELDTFFLYLMEKRAYKVRTIRRIISVTKQLAKFSITNGLISKHPATVYEPPKLTVTPLTREEWLSVEEVDTLYASVSSDQGLTENQLLARPMLTTRNTWLLTLFLSYGLTLQEVTRVTMFDILFAQNQLRIPTSQDPAKPRMISLSEEDKVKAYAYYEHIPEPVRPRLHSKDPFHIAFDFQRKTYHWSYEQDHPKALTEIAIQKMIRTEVKRAGLRKGTSAQHLRHTYILRQLCFGTPVEEVQRYLGFSSALSLDRCLLTLDHLSDSERLLLIP, via the coding sequence ATGTCTGATTTGTATACACATCCTTCATTTGTTACTAATTTTTTAGATTCATTAGCTGAAAAAGGGCGTGCTGAATCAACAATCAAACGCTACAGCTACGACCTTGAAGATTTTTTTAAATGGATGACGAATAATCAAAAAAAAGATGCTTTTACCGTTTGGTCTTCATTAACCCACGAAGAGCTTGATACGTTTTTCTTATATCTTATGGAGAAAAGAGCATACAAAGTACGTACAATTAGAAGAATTATTTCTGTGACAAAGCAGCTGGCTAAATTCTCTATTACAAATGGCTTGATTAGTAAACATCCAGCCACTGTCTATGAACCTCCTAAACTAACGGTTACCCCTTTGACAAGAGAGGAGTGGCTTTCAGTTGAGGAAGTGGATACACTCTATGCTTCTGTTTCGTCTGATCAGGGACTAACAGAGAATCAATTGCTCGCTCGTCCTATGCTCACAACTCGAAATACGTGGCTGCTAACATTATTTCTTTCATATGGCCTTACATTACAGGAAGTTACTCGTGTCACAATGTTTGATATATTGTTTGCTCAAAATCAATTACGGATTCCCACTTCTCAAGATCCTGCGAAGCCGAGAATGATTTCACTTTCAGAAGAAGATAAGGTGAAAGCATATGCGTATTACGAACACATCCCAGAGCCTGTAAGACCTAGACTACATAGCAAAGATCCGTTTCATATCGCCTTTGACTTTCAACGAAAAACGTATCACTGGTCATATGAGCAGGATCATCCAAAGGCCTTAACAGAGATTGCCATACAGAAAATGATTCGTACAGAAGTCAAGCGTGCAGGCTTACGAAAAGGTACCTCTGCTCAGCATTTAAGACATACGTATATTTTAAGACAACTGTGCTTTGGAACCCCCGTTGAAGAAGTACAAAGGTATTTAGGTTTCTCTAGTGCCCTATCGCTCGACCGCTGTTTGTTAACACTTGATCACTTATCTGACTCTGAGCGTTTGTTGTTGATTCCTTAA
- the hfq gene encoding RNA chaperone Hfq, with protein MKQGINIQDQFLNQLRKDSIPITVFLLNGFQLRGLIKGFDNFTVIVETEGKQQLVYKHAISTFAPQRNVQLKTEADE; from the coding sequence ATGAAACAAGGCATAAATATTCAAGATCAATTTCTCAATCAACTACGTAAAGATTCAATTCCAATTACAGTCTTTTTACTGAATGGATTTCAATTGCGTGGTCTTATAAAAGGGTTTGATAACTTTACAGTGATTGTTGAAACCGAAGGAAAGCAGCAACTTGTGTACAAGCATGCGATCTCTACATTTGCACCACAACGTAATGTGCAATTAAAAACTGAAGCAGACGAGTAA
- the miaA gene encoding tRNA (adenosine(37)-N6)-dimethylallyltransferase MiaA, whose translation MKKLLVIAGPTAVGKSDLGIRLAKELDGEVISGDSMQVYKKMDIGTAKVTKEEMAGVPHHLIDIKTFDEPFSVAEFQERCSHILLDLEQRNKQPILVGGTGLYIHSITHGYQFVDKPEDVTFRKELEEQASQKGNEYVHQKLYEVDPEAAKEIHPNNVRRVIRALEVFHVTGEPFSKQQVQKPTRPFLGIGLDLERDRLYKRINKRVDLMVEQGLVDEVRSLMGEGLRNQPAAQAIGYKEIISHVSGECSKEEAIDQLKQNSRRYAKRQLTWFRNKMDINWFDAGIEEKDVLFRQIKNFIEGNQV comes from the coding sequence TTGAAAAAACTACTTGTTATAGCAGGGCCAACCGCTGTTGGAAAGTCAGATTTAGGAATCAGGCTTGCAAAAGAGCTTGATGGAGAAGTGATTAGCGGAGATTCCATGCAAGTGTACAAAAAGATGGATATTGGAACAGCAAAAGTAACAAAAGAAGAGATGGCGGGTGTCCCACATCATTTAATTGATATTAAAACATTTGATGAACCATTTTCGGTTGCTGAGTTTCAAGAGAGATGTTCACATATTCTCCTAGACTTAGAACAACGCAACAAACAACCCATTCTTGTTGGGGGTACAGGCTTATATATTCATTCCATCACTCATGGCTACCAATTTGTAGATAAGCCGGAAGATGTGACGTTTAGAAAAGAATTAGAAGAACAAGCATCACAAAAAGGAAACGAATACGTACATCAAAAACTATACGAGGTTGATCCTGAAGCCGCAAAAGAGATCCATCCTAATAATGTGAGGCGAGTGATTCGCGCATTAGAAGTGTTTCATGTAACGGGGGAACCTTTTTCAAAGCAACAGGTTCAAAAGCCAACACGTCCCTTTCTAGGGATTGGGCTTGATCTTGAACGCGATCGCCTCTACAAGCGTATTAATAAACGAGTCGATCTCATGGTTGAGCAAGGTTTAGTTGATGAGGTACGTTCCTTAATGGGTGAGGGCCTGCGCAATCAACCGGCAGCACAAGCCATTGGATATAAGGAAATCATATCGCATGTATCGGGGGAGTGTTCCAAGGAGGAAGCGATTGATCAACTTAAGCAAAATTCAAGGCGTTATGCCAAGCGCCAACTAACATGGTTCCGTAATAAAATGGACATTAATTGGTTTGATGCAGGAATAGAAGAGAAAGATGTACTTTTTCGTCAAATTAAGAATTTCATTGAAGGAAATCAAGTGTGA
- a CDS encoding class I SAM-dependent methyltransferase has product MKVVVTTARKRADKLEPLARVVADELHVPYQKRNDRSVNELLEEKQANLLVVASSRLSLYRQGQEAPFFYHPNAAQIRAKSFLASGYDALIEACDLQVGDRFLDCTLGLGADAVMAQLAIGQSGHVTGIEQNPVMAYIVRKGLRTWTDAHPTLLTAMQAVEVLTGHHYEVLKNLPNCSYDVVYFDPMFEQTIQSSGLEALKSFAHYETLTQQTIQQAMRVARKRVVLKDHWTSSRFSELGFIISRKRPVEFQYGIRLIEVNDEKK; this is encoded by the coding sequence GTGAAAGTTGTAGTGACAACGGCAAGAAAGCGAGCAGATAAACTAGAGCCGCTTGCGCGTGTGGTAGCTGATGAATTACATGTACCTTATCAAAAACGAAATGATCGCTCGGTAAACGAACTTTTAGAGGAAAAGCAAGCAAATCTTTTAGTTGTTGCAAGTAGTCGACTTAGTCTGTACCGGCAAGGACAAGAGGCTCCATTTTTTTATCATCCGAATGCGGCTCAGATACGGGCAAAGTCATTTTTAGCAAGTGGGTATGATGCCTTGATTGAAGCCTGTGACCTGCAGGTGGGAGATCGTTTTCTTGATTGTACGCTTGGCTTAGGCGCAGATGCGGTGATGGCGCAACTTGCAATTGGGCAGTCTGGTCATGTGACAGGAATCGAACAGAATCCGGTCATGGCTTATATTGTAAGAAAAGGTCTACGAACGTGGACAGATGCCCATCCCACGCTACTTACTGCGATGCAAGCTGTTGAAGTATTAACCGGACATCACTATGAGGTCTTAAAGAATTTGCCGAATTGCTCCTATGATGTTGTTTATTTTGATCCGATGTTTGAGCAAACGATCCAATCATCAGGGCTCGAAGCGTTAAAATCCTTTGCACATTATGAGACACTCACGCAGCAAACGATCCAACAAGCCATGCGTGTTGCAAGAAAACGAGTGGTTTTAAAAGACCACTGGACAAGCAGTCGTTTCAGTGAGTTAGGCTTTATCATAAGCCGAAAACGACCTGTTGAATTTCAATATGGTATTCGACTAATCGAAGTGAATGACGAGAAGAAGTGA
- the mutL gene encoding DNA mismatch repair endonuclease MutL has translation MPTIKQLDDALSNKIAAGEVVERPASIVKELVENALDAGSTSILVELEDAGLNSIRVVDNGSGIPAEDVETAFLRHATSKIQTDRDLFNIHTLGFRGEALPSIASVSYLTMKTSTGTGAGVELQLEGGKIVGRTASPTRKGTELLITNLFYNTPARLKYLKTSHTEAGHTSDVMNRLAMSNPSVAFEYIHNEKQVLKTSGNGDIRQVIAQIYGRSVATKLVSFEESSLDYQVKGYVCRPEVNRSSRQYLSVYINGRYIRNYAIAGAIMQGYHTLLPIGRFPIAVIQIEMNPTLIDVNVHPSKMEVRLSKEQELGALISSSIKKAFQQTQLIPEQQQPKKSTLVPDSTQLSLSFEEKKPKPQTNTFNEQVTEPATQVRETFIDTQPIQKEEPPVTQEPQEQDPSESVESSNQPLIESEVTDKTDLIPALYPIGQMHGTYILAQNELGLYLIDQHAAQERINYEFFREKVAEQTPHVQELLTPFTIECTAQEAALIDTNLEKLEAVGVFLDSFGQQTYRVRSHPVWFPDGLEEETIRELLDQLLENARIDIGKLREDAAILMACKAAIKANRHLRDDEIQALLDTLRLCEDPFTCPHGRPVIIQFTTYEMEKMFKRVM, from the coding sequence ATGCCCACTATTAAGCAGCTAGATGATGCGCTTTCAAACAAAATAGCAGCAGGTGAGGTTGTGGAACGCCCTGCCTCCATAGTGAAGGAATTAGTTGAAAATGCGCTTGATGCAGGGAGTACCTCAATCCTCGTTGAATTAGAAGATGCAGGTCTCAACTCCATTCGAGTTGTTGACAACGGAAGTGGAATTCCTGCTGAGGATGTAGAGACAGCCTTTTTACGTCATGCAACAAGTAAAATTCAAACTGATCGTGACTTATTTAATATTCACACGCTAGGGTTTCGCGGAGAAGCCCTCCCGAGTATCGCCTCTGTTTCTTATCTAACGATGAAAACAAGCACGGGAACAGGAGCAGGAGTCGAGCTTCAACTTGAAGGGGGAAAGATTGTAGGTCGAACGGCATCTCCAACAAGAAAAGGTACAGAGCTGTTGATTACCAACCTTTTTTACAATACTCCTGCCAGGCTAAAATACTTAAAAACATCCCATACTGAAGCAGGTCACACAAGTGATGTCATGAACCGTTTGGCTATGTCTAATCCGTCTGTGGCATTTGAATATATTCATAATGAAAAGCAAGTATTAAAAACCTCAGGAAATGGAGATATTCGTCAGGTTATCGCTCAAATATACGGACGATCTGTTGCCACAAAGCTTGTTTCATTTGAGGAATCATCGCTTGATTATCAAGTAAAAGGATATGTGTGCCGTCCAGAAGTAAATCGTTCCTCGAGGCAATACTTGTCCGTTTATATCAATGGGCGTTACATTCGAAATTACGCAATCGCCGGGGCGATTATGCAGGGATATCACACCTTACTTCCAATTGGTCGCTTTCCTATTGCTGTCATTCAAATTGAGATGAACCCTACACTCATTGATGTGAACGTACACCCTTCAAAAATGGAGGTTAGGTTGAGTAAGGAGCAAGAATTAGGTGCTTTAATCAGTTCGTCGATTAAAAAGGCCTTTCAGCAAACGCAGTTAATACCGGAGCAACAACAGCCTAAGAAGAGTACTTTGGTACCGGATTCGACTCAGCTTTCTTTAAGCTTTGAAGAAAAAAAGCCGAAGCCTCAAACCAATACGTTTAACGAACAAGTAACAGAACCTGCTACCCAAGTACGAGAAACGTTTATAGATACTCAACCTATCCAAAAAGAAGAGCCACCGGTAACACAAGAGCCACAGGAACAGGATCCATCAGAAAGCGTTGAGTCCTCGAATCAACCATTAATTGAGTCAGAAGTGACTGACAAAACGGACCTAATCCCTGCGCTCTATCCGATTGGCCAAATGCATGGTACGTATATTCTTGCTCAAAACGAGCTAGGCTTATATTTAATTGATCAGCATGCGGCTCAGGAACGGATTAACTATGAATTTTTCCGTGAGAAAGTAGCGGAGCAAACGCCTCATGTTCAAGAGCTTTTAACACCCTTTACAATCGAGTGTACCGCTCAGGAAGCGGCACTCATTGATACAAATTTAGAAAAACTTGAAGCTGTTGGTGTATTCCTCGATTCGTTTGGTCAGCAAACGTACCGAGTACGATCTCATCCCGTTTGGTTTCCAGACGGTTTAGAGGAAGAAACGATTCGAGAATTACTTGACCAATTGCTTGAAAATGCACGAATTGATATTGGGAAGTTACGAGAAGATGCTGCGATTTTAATGGCATGTAAGGCAGCAATTAAAGCAAATAGACACTTGCGTGATGATGAAATCCAAGCATTGCTTGATACATTGCGTTTATGTGAAGATCCATTTACATGTCCTCATGGTCGACCGGTAATTATTCAATTTACAACCTATGAAATGGAAAAAATGTTTAAACGGGTTATGTAG
- the mutS gene encoding DNA mismatch repair protein MutS, which yields MAQVTPMMKQYLEIKAQYQDAFLFFRLGDFYELFQDDAVQASRELEITLTGRGQGETRIPMCGVPHHSADMYMTRLVEKGYKVAICEQVEDPETAKGVVKREVVKLLTPGTMMSDHFIQEKENNYLATIHECADGSYGVGFVDLSTGEGRVTITGDELEDAIQEIVTANSKEVIVASTANPALMNRLAEQKQLTISYEDEFDAQDDYAAVYQHLKQDKLEKTYARLVQYLVRTQKRSLSHLQPVTYYTSSSYLKMDQHTKRNLELTETLREKRKQGSLLSIIDHTVTAMGGRMLRQWIERPLVNKEHIISRQRAVETFLTHFFEREELRDELKAVYDLERLAARVAYGSVSPRELVQLKKSLQRVPAIMHLLSTMQAEFAQNWFKELDTFEGLATLLETSLIEDAPISLKEGGIIQSGYSEELDKYRDASTNGKQWIAELEAKEREVTGIRTLKVGYNRVFGYYIEITRANASSIPEGRYERKQTLTNAERFVTPELKEKEALILEANDQTEKLEYELFVQIREQVKQFVPELQSLASQMSELDVYASFATVSEQRTYVKPMFSENRDIHLRNNRHPVVETVIPRGQYVPNDVTMGDGRGMLLLTGPNMGGKSTYMRQLALTAVMAQIGCYVPADEAELPVFDQIFTRIGAADDLASGQSTFMVEMLETKHALTKATQDSLLLLDEIGRGTSTYDGMALAQAIMEFIHERIQAKTMFSTHYHELTTMEQSLRQLQNIHVSAAEQDGHVVFLHKVIDGPADRSYGIYVAELAGLPSVVTERAEMLLTELEGGQVETAAAKADTIQVQEPGPDVKDEDQQLSLFAVDEAPTKQVNAVNKHQEALLQEISAVDLMHLSPFEAMQLIHTWQQKVKK from the coding sequence ATGGCACAGGTAACCCCAATGATGAAGCAATATTTAGAGATAAAAGCACAGTACCAGGATGCTTTTTTATTTTTTCGTTTAGGTGATTTTTATGAGCTTTTCCAGGATGATGCGGTTCAAGCATCACGTGAACTTGAAATTACCCTTACTGGAAGAGGACAAGGAGAAACTCGAATTCCAATGTGTGGTGTTCCTCATCACTCAGCGGATATGTATATGACACGGTTGGTTGAAAAAGGGTATAAGGTTGCCATTTGTGAACAGGTTGAAGATCCTGAGACGGCAAAAGGTGTAGTGAAGCGAGAAGTTGTAAAGCTTCTTACCCCTGGAACGATGATGAGTGATCACTTTATACAAGAGAAAGAAAACAATTACTTGGCTACAATTCATGAATGCGCGGATGGTTCTTACGGTGTAGGCTTTGTCGATCTGTCAACTGGAGAAGGACGTGTGACAATCACAGGTGATGAGCTAGAGGATGCCATTCAAGAAATTGTTACAGCCAATTCCAAAGAAGTGATTGTTGCAAGTACCGCAAACCCTGCATTGATGAATCGATTAGCTGAACAAAAACAACTCACGATTTCATATGAAGATGAGTTTGATGCACAAGACGATTATGCAGCTGTTTATCAACATTTAAAGCAAGATAAACTCGAAAAAACATACGCGAGGTTAGTGCAATACCTCGTTCGTACGCAGAAACGATCGTTATCTCACTTACAACCAGTGACGTATTATACATCAAGTTCTTATTTAAAGATGGACCAGCATACAAAACGGAATCTTGAGTTGACGGAGACCCTACGCGAAAAAAGAAAACAAGGATCTCTACTTTCTATTATTGATCATACGGTCACTGCAATGGGTGGCAGAATGCTTAGACAATGGATAGAAAGACCGCTTGTGAATAAGGAACATATCATCTCGCGGCAACGTGCAGTGGAGACATTTTTAACTCACTTTTTTGAGCGTGAGGAGCTACGTGATGAATTAAAAGCAGTCTATGACCTCGAGCGCCTTGCTGCTAGAGTGGCCTACGGCAGTGTGAGTCCAAGAGAGCTTGTGCAATTAAAGAAATCGTTACAGCGTGTACCTGCGATTATGCATCTTCTATCTACGATGCAAGCAGAATTTGCACAGAACTGGTTTAAAGAGTTAGATACGTTTGAGGGACTGGCTACGTTACTTGAGACAAGCCTAATTGAAGATGCACCTATTTCCTTAAAAGAAGGTGGGATCATCCAGTCAGGCTATTCAGAGGAACTAGATAAATACCGGGATGCGAGTACAAACGGAAAGCAGTGGATTGCTGAGCTTGAGGCTAAAGAGAGAGAAGTTACGGGCATACGGACGTTAAAAGTCGGCTATAACCGTGTGTTTGGTTATTACATCGAGATTACCCGCGCTAATGCTTCGTCCATCCCGGAAGGACGTTACGAACGAAAGCAAACATTAACGAATGCGGAGCGATTTGTAACACCAGAATTAAAGGAAAAGGAAGCCTTAATTTTAGAAGCCAATGATCAAACAGAAAAGCTAGAATACGAGCTTTTTGTTCAAATTCGTGAGCAAGTGAAGCAATTCGTACCTGAGCTACAGAGCCTTGCCAGTCAAATGAGTGAGTTAGATGTCTATGCTAGCTTTGCGACTGTTAGTGAGCAGAGAACGTATGTAAAACCGATGTTTTCAGAGAATCGCGACATCCATCTTCGAAATAACCGCCATCCTGTTGTGGAGACCGTTATCCCTAGAGGGCAGTATGTTCCGAATGATGTCACGATGGGAGACGGTAGAGGAATGCTCCTTCTAACGGGTCCAAATATGGGTGGTAAGAGTACGTATATGAGACAATTGGCGCTTACAGCTGTGATGGCTCAAATTGGCTGCTATGTACCAGCAGACGAAGCGGAACTCCCTGTATTTGATCAAATCTTTACACGTATTGGAGCGGCGGATGATTTAGCAAGCGGTCAAAGTACATTTATGGTTGAAATGCTTGAAACAAAACATGCGTTAACAAAAGCAACGCAGGATAGCTTATTGCTTTTAGATGAAATCGGTAGAGGAACTTCTACGTATGACGGGATGGCATTAGCTCAAGCAATCATGGAGTTTATTCATGAGCGTATTCAAGCTAAAACGATGTTTTCAACACATTACCATGAACTAACAACCATGGAGCAGTCGTTACGTCAGCTTCAGAACATTCACGTGTCAGCAGCTGAACAAGATGGACATGTTGTCTTTTTACACAAGGTCATTGATGGTCCTGCTGATCGAAGCTATGGAATTTACGTGGCGGAACTTGCTGGATTACCGAGTGTAGTGACTGAACGGGCGGAAATGTTACTCACAGAGCTCGAAGGTGGACAAGTTGAAACAGCGGCTGCAAAAGCAGACACCATCCAGGTTCAAGAGCCTGGTCCCGACGTTAAGGATGAGGACCAACAATTATCATTATTTGCTGTTGATGAAGCTCCTACAAAGCAAGTTAACGCGGTAAATAAACATCAAGAAGCATTACTCCAAGAAATTAGTGCGGTTGACCTTATGCATCTATCGCCTTTTGAGGCAATGCAGCTTATTCATACATGGCAGCAAAAAGTGAAGAAATAG